Proteins encoded within one genomic window of Negativicoccus succinicivorans:
- a CDS encoding SpoIID/LytB domain-containing protein — protein MVRWQQCCAVILTGALLFGTAATVDAAGVKGSPGARSRTESTRVVKGVPVKKPAKVKMGRYETPTSPRAEAKDKRGDLRQVLPITENEPVVLVGLMRNAHSPKVSINGAYTVYNGTQKWKTFSKGDTLRIGVSAKSITLDGKKVGETVYIRPEGFALVAVDGNEYRGALKLIRTPGHDGVTVINEVGMEEYLYGVVPREMSASWEPNALRAQAVAARTYALNHKNNYASQGFDVYDTIVSQVYGGVAAEAPESTQAVNDTAGEVILYKGEPIDAVFCAHSGGYTEDSENVWDNFVPYLRAVSEPLNDFTKQRWEKEISLADLESALAAYGKDVGKIKNIKLSKLKKAPVKAFDRTVSGRVRTLQIAGKKQAVAISGNRFQQMFDLRSTMFDIVKGSKNDRLKIIGYGYGHGVGMSQWGAQIMAQQKPRDPHHYREILRHFYTGVTIEKMY, from the coding sequence ATGGTTCGATGGCAGCAATGCTGCGCGGTTATTTTGACGGGAGCGCTTCTTTTCGGCACGGCGGCGACCGTGGATGCGGCGGGCGTGAAAGGTTCGCCGGGCGCGCGTTCGCGTACGGAAAGCACGCGTGTGGTGAAAGGAGTGCCGGTGAAAAAGCCGGCGAAAGTGAAGATGGGACGTTACGAGACGCCAACGTCTCCTCGGGCAGAAGCGAAAGACAAACGGGGCGATCTCCGACAAGTCTTACCGATCACGGAAAATGAACCGGTCGTGCTGGTAGGTCTGATGCGCAACGCTCATTCACCGAAAGTGAGCATCAATGGCGCGTACACGGTGTATAACGGCACGCAAAAATGGAAAACATTCAGCAAAGGCGACACCTTGCGCATCGGCGTAAGCGCGAAATCCATTACGCTCGACGGTAAAAAAGTCGGCGAAACGGTGTATATCCGACCGGAAGGGTTCGCGCTGGTCGCGGTGGACGGCAACGAATATCGTGGCGCGCTGAAATTGATTCGGACGCCGGGGCATGACGGCGTGACGGTGATCAATGAAGTCGGCATGGAAGAGTATCTCTACGGCGTCGTGCCGCGTGAAATGTCGGCGTCGTGGGAGCCGAACGCATTGCGGGCGCAAGCGGTGGCGGCTCGCACGTACGCGCTCAATCATAAAAATAATTACGCGTCGCAGGGGTTTGACGTCTACGACACTATCGTTTCGCAAGTGTACGGCGGCGTCGCGGCGGAAGCTCCGGAATCCACGCAAGCCGTCAATGATACGGCGGGCGAAGTGATTTTGTACAAAGGCGAACCGATTGACGCGGTATTTTGTGCGCATTCGGGCGGCTACACGGAAGACAGTGAAAATGTCTGGGATAATTTCGTGCCCTACTTGCGCGCGGTCAGTGAGCCGTTGAACGATTTCACCAAACAACGCTGGGAAAAAGAAATTTCGCTCGCTGATTTGGAGAGCGCGCTGGCGGCCTACGGTAAAGATGTCGGCAAAATTAAGAATATTAAATTGTCCAAGCTGAAAAAAGCGCCGGTGAAAGCGTTTGACCGAACTGTTTCGGGACGCGTTCGCACCTTGCAGATCGCCGGTAAAAAACAGGCGGTGGCGATCAGCGGCAACCGTTTTCAGCAGATGTTCGACTTGCGAAGCACGATGTTCGATATCGTCAAAGGCAGCAAGAACGATCGCTTGAAAATTATCGGTTACGGGTATGGCCACGGCGTCGGCATGTCCCAATGGGGCGCGCAGATCATGGCGCAGCAAAAGCCGCGTGATCCGCATCATTATCGGGAAATTTTACGACACTTCTATACGGGTGTCACCATTGAAAAAATGTATTGA
- the secD gene encoding protein translocase subunit SecD — MRINELLKFLLAIAVIIGLFVFKVGDLAGSIKQGLDLQGGTHIVLEAKDMPAHAVTDQDVEQVVKIMERRINEMGLTEPIIQREGSRRIIIELPGERDPEQAIKTIGKTAILQFKDEDGNVRLSGEDLATAKEELGQGNKPLVAIEFNDQGAKKFGDLTTQNVGRHIAIVLDGEVLTNPVVNEPILGGKAVITGNRSLEEAKDLAILLRSGALPVKVDVMEVRTVGPSLGQDSKDKSVMAFAIGLSLITLFMLLIYRVNGFIANVALLVYVLLLLLILKLLHATLTLPGIAGIILSIGMAVDANILIFERFKEEIVAGKVLRLAIQAGFKRAFATIFDANMTVMITALILFVLGSGTIKGFAITLGLGVLVSMFTAITVSRTLLMMLINANIVHNPWLFGARKGGYAK; from the coding sequence TTGCGTATCAATGAGTTGTTAAAATTTTTATTGGCGATCGCTGTCATCATCGGCCTCTTTGTTTTCAAAGTAGGCGACTTGGCGGGATCGATCAAACAGGGCTTGGATCTGCAAGGCGGCACGCATATCGTGCTGGAAGCGAAAGATATGCCCGCACACGCCGTTACCGATCAGGACGTGGAACAGGTCGTCAAGATCATGGAACGTCGTATCAATGAAATGGGTTTGACCGAACCGATCATTCAGCGCGAAGGTTCGCGTCGTATCATCATCGAACTGCCGGGCGAACGCGATCCGGAACAGGCGATCAAAACGATCGGCAAGACGGCGATCCTGCAGTTCAAAGACGAGGACGGCAATGTCCGCCTTTCGGGTGAAGATCTGGCGACAGCGAAAGAAGAATTGGGACAGGGAAATAAACCTTTAGTCGCCATCGAATTTAATGATCAGGGCGCGAAAAAATTCGGCGATCTGACCACGCAAAATGTCGGTCGTCATATCGCGATCGTATTGGACGGCGAAGTCCTGACAAATCCGGTCGTGAACGAACCGATCTTAGGCGGTAAAGCAGTCATCACCGGTAACCGTTCGCTGGAAGAAGCCAAAGACTTGGCGATTCTTTTGCGCAGCGGCGCGTTGCCGGTTAAAGTCGACGTTATGGAAGTTCGTACCGTCGGACCGTCGCTCGGTCAGGACTCCAAAGATAAGAGCGTCATGGCCTTCGCGATCGGCCTTTCGTTGATCACTCTTTTCATGCTTTTGATTTATCGCGTGAACGGGTTTATCGCCAATGTGGCGTTGCTCGTCTATGTTTTGTTATTGCTTTTGATTTTAAAATTACTGCATGCGACACTGACCCTACCGGGCATCGCGGGTATCATTCTTTCCATCGGTATGGCGGTCGACGCGAACATTCTGATTTTCGAACGCTTTAAGGAAGAAATCGTGGCCGGTAAAGTATTGCGTCTGGCGATTCAGGCCGGTTTCAAACGCGCGTTCGCGACGATTTTCGACGCGAATATGACGGTTATGATTACCGCGCTGATCCTGTTCGTTTTGGGCAGCGGCACGATTAAAGGTTTCGCGATTACGCTCGGTTTGGGCGTGCTCGTCAGCATGTTCACGGCGATCACCGTCAGTCGAACGCTGCTGATGATGCTCATCAACGCCAACATTGTGCATAATCCCTGGCTCTTCGGAGCGCGGAAAGGGGGCTATGCCAAATGA
- the queA gene encoding tRNA preQ1(34) S-adenosylmethionine ribosyltransferase-isomerase QueA, with amino-acid sequence MNVSEFNYDLPEELIAQTPVEPRDTSRLLTLDRQTGATKQGTFRDILADVRPDDVWVFNNTRVIPARLYGKRPTGGRVEVLLLHPLGEDRWEVLVRPGKKALLGTALTFDAGVTATVEDRTDFGGRVLKFTYDGDFYERLDEIGEMPLPPYIHERLQDRERYQTVYSKTPGSAAAPTAGLHFTPEVLEEIAARGATVCYVTLDVGLGTFRPVSVTQIEAHHMHSETYNVSEETARLINEAKRAGRRIVAVGTTSVRTLEAAGQSGVVKAGSGATELFIYPGYEFKIVDAMVTNFHLPQSTLLMMISAFAGKDHVLAAYREAVAAKYRFFSFGDAMWIR; translated from the coding sequence ATGAACGTCAGTGAATTTAATTATGATTTGCCGGAGGAGCTGATCGCGCAAACTCCGGTCGAGCCGCGCGACACGTCGCGACTGCTCACTTTGGATCGTCAAACGGGCGCTACGAAACAGGGAACATTTCGGGATATTTTAGCAGACGTGCGCCCCGATGACGTGTGGGTTTTTAATAATACGCGCGTCATTCCGGCGCGGCTTTACGGTAAACGGCCGACGGGCGGCAGGGTGGAAGTCCTGCTGCTGCATCCGCTGGGCGAAGACCGTTGGGAAGTGTTGGTGCGGCCGGGCAAAAAAGCGTTGCTGGGCACGGCGCTTACCTTTGACGCCGGCGTGACGGCGACGGTGGAAGATCGCACGGACTTTGGCGGACGCGTTTTGAAGTTTACTTATGACGGCGATTTTTATGAACGCTTGGACGAAATCGGCGAAATGCCGTTGCCGCCGTACATTCACGAGCGCTTGCAGGATCGGGAACGGTACCAGACCGTGTACAGTAAAACGCCGGGGTCGGCGGCGGCGCCGACGGCGGGATTACATTTCACGCCGGAAGTGCTGGAAGAAATCGCCGCGCGCGGCGCGACCGTTTGCTACGTCACGTTGGATGTCGGACTGGGCACGTTTCGGCCGGTTTCGGTGACGCAGATCGAAGCGCATCACATGCATTCGGAAACGTATAACGTGAGTGAAGAAACGGCGCGGCTGATTAATGAGGCGAAACGGGCCGGACGGCGGATCGTCGCGGTCGGCACGACGTCGGTGCGCACGCTGGAGGCGGCGGGGCAAAGCGGCGTTGTGAAAGCGGGAAGCGGCGCGACGGAACTTTTTATTTATCCGGGGTATGAGTTTAAAATCGTCGACGCGATGGTGACTAATTTCCATTTGCCGCAGTCGACGCTTTTGATGATGATTTCCGCGTTTGCCGGTAAAGACCATGTGCTCGCCGCTTATCGGGAAGCGGTCGCGGCGAAGTATCGGTTCTTCAGTTTCGGCGACGCGATGTGGATACGGTAG
- the ruvB gene encoding Holliday junction branch migration DNA helicase RuvB, producing the protein MADERIIAREETPGDGWQQSLRPRHLADYIGQETLKRNLEVYIAAAKQRGEPLDHVLLYGPPGLGKTTLAGVIANEMEVPLRITSGPAIERPGDLAALLTNLETGDVLFIDEIHRLSRSVEEILYPALEDFALDILIGKGPGAKSVRIDLPPFTLVGATTRAGALAAPLRDRFGVIHRLEYYQPGEIEKIITRSAQLLGIEMAPEGAAEIARRSRGTPRIANRLLKRVRDFAQVKADGVITSEIADLALAAMEVDHAGLDAIDRKVLATIIRQFGGGPVGLDTIAAAVSEETATIEDVYEPYLMQNGFLHRTPRGRVATAAAYAHLGIAMPQQTSDGDLFEARHG; encoded by the coding sequence ATGGCAGACGAACGGATTATCGCGCGCGAGGAAACGCCCGGCGACGGTTGGCAACAGTCGTTGCGACCGCGGCACTTGGCCGATTATATCGGACAGGAAACGCTCAAGCGCAATTTGGAAGTATATATCGCGGCGGCGAAACAGCGCGGCGAACCTTTGGATCACGTGCTTTTATACGGTCCGCCGGGGCTCGGTAAAACAACGCTGGCAGGCGTGATCGCCAACGAAATGGAGGTGCCGCTTAGGATCACGAGCGGTCCGGCGATTGAACGTCCCGGTGATTTGGCGGCATTGTTGACCAATTTGGAAACCGGCGACGTACTATTTATTGATGAAATTCATCGCCTTTCCCGCAGCGTGGAAGAGATTTTATATCCGGCGCTGGAAGATTTCGCGTTGGATATTTTGATCGGGAAAGGTCCGGGCGCGAAATCGGTTCGCATTGATTTGCCGCCGTTCACGCTGGTGGGCGCGACGACGCGCGCGGGTGCGTTGGCGGCGCCGTTGCGCGATCGTTTCGGCGTCATTCATCGCTTGGAATATTACCAACCCGGGGAAATCGAAAAAATCATTACGCGCTCGGCGCAATTATTGGGAATTGAAATGGCGCCGGAAGGGGCGGCGGAAATTGCTCGGCGTTCGCGCGGCACGCCACGTATCGCGAACCGCCTGTTGAAACGCGTGCGCGATTTCGCGCAGGTAAAAGCGGACGGCGTCATCACGTCGGAGATTGCCGATTTGGCGCTGGCGGCGATGGAAGTCGATCATGCCGGTTTGGACGCGATTGACCGCAAGGTTCTCGCGACGATTATTCGTCAGTTCGGCGGCGGTCCGGTCGGGCTCGACACCATCGCGGCCGCGGTGAGTGAAGAAACGGCGACGATCGAAGATGTGTACGAGCCGTACCTGATGCAAAATGGATTTTTACATCGCACACCGCGCGGTCGCGTGGCGACGGCGGCGGCGTACGCGCATCTGGGCATCGCGATGCCGCAACAGACGTCGGACGGCGATTTGTTTGAGGCGCGTCATGGGTAA
- the yajC gene encoding preprotein translocase subunit YajC: MQQFMPLINAAWPFLLMIAIFYFLLYRPQKREKSERKLFLERLGRNSKVITVGGLYGTVKAIKNEWVLLQIAPKVEIKVAKAAIHKFQSEEKEEPVAKEVEAEQEAANRDA, from the coding sequence ATGCAACAATTTATGCCGTTAATTAATGCCGCATGGCCGTTTTTGTTGATGATCGCCATTTTTTATTTCTTACTGTATCGTCCGCAGAAACGGGAAAAGTCCGAACGTAAGCTGTTTTTAGAACGTCTCGGTCGCAACAGCAAGGTGATTACCGTCGGCGGACTGTATGGTACTGTAAAGGCGATTAAAAATGAATGGGTCCTTTTACAGATCGCTCCGAAAGTGGAAATTAAAGTAGCCAAAGCGGCGATTCATAAATTCCAATCGGAAGAAAAAGAAGAACCGGTCGCTAAAGAAGTCGAAGCAGAGCAGGAAGCGGCCAACCGTGATGCCTGA
- the tgt gene encoding tRNA guanosine(34) transglycosylase Tgt → MAVITYELVHEDAQTGARAGRIHTPHGSFDTPMFMPVGTQATVKTLSPEEVAETGAGIILSNTYHLFLRPGTELIKEAGGLHQFMKWPRAMLTDSGGFQVFSLGAMRKIKEEGVYFRSHIDGSKQFLSPEVATRAQMDLGADIAMAFDECIPYPADYEYAKQSTERTTRWANRCLEVHEHPAQGMFGIIQGGMYRDLRSQSAREITALPFDGFAIGGLSVGEPHDLMYEMLDYTTHLMPRDKARYLMGVGTPDCLVEGVARGVDMFDCVYPTRVARNGMAMLKTGRLNIKNKQFERDFSPLDEECDCYACRHYTRAYIRHLYKAEEIFAFRLLSVHNIHFLQSFMRGLREAILEDRFGDFQRDFWAQWQR, encoded by the coding sequence ATGGCGGTTATTACCTATGAATTAGTACATGAAGACGCGCAAACCGGCGCGCGCGCCGGTCGCATCCACACGCCGCACGGAAGTTTTGACACGCCGATGTTCATGCCGGTGGGCACGCAGGCGACGGTCAAAACATTGTCGCCGGAGGAAGTGGCGGAAACCGGCGCGGGCATTATTTTAAGCAACACGTATCATTTGTTTTTGCGTCCCGGCACGGAATTGATCAAAGAGGCCGGGGGCCTGCATCAGTTTATGAAGTGGCCGCGCGCGATGCTCACCGACAGCGGCGGCTTCCAGGTGTTCAGCTTGGGCGCGATGCGCAAGATCAAAGAGGAAGGCGTTTATTTCCGTTCCCATATCGACGGATCCAAGCAATTTTTGTCGCCGGAAGTGGCGACGCGCGCGCAGATGGATCTCGGGGCGGATATCGCGATGGCCTTTGATGAATGCATTCCGTATCCGGCGGACTACGAGTACGCCAAGCAGTCGACGGAACGCACGACGCGCTGGGCGAATCGTTGTCTGGAAGTGCATGAGCATCCGGCACAAGGCATGTTCGGGATTATTCAGGGCGGCATGTATCGCGACCTGCGGTCGCAAAGCGCGCGGGAGATCACGGCGCTTCCGTTTGACGGTTTCGCGATCGGCGGTTTAAGCGTCGGCGAGCCGCACGATCTGATGTATGAAATGCTGGACTACACGACGCATCTGATGCCGCGCGATAAGGCGCGCTACCTGATGGGCGTGGGCACGCCGGATTGTCTCGTGGAAGGGGTGGCGCGCGGCGTCGACATGTTCGACTGCGTCTATCCGACACGCGTCGCGCGTAACGGCATGGCGATGTTGAAAACGGGCCGGCTGAATATTAAAAATAAACAGTTCGAGCGCGATTTTTCACCGCTGGACGAAGAATGCGACTGCTACGCGTGCCGCCATTATACGCGGGCGTACATTCGCCACTTGTACAAAGCGGAAGAAATTTTCGCGTTCCGTCTGCTTTCCGTGCACAATATCCATTTCCTGCAGAGTTTCATGCGCGGTTTGCGGGAAGCGATTTTGGAAGATCGGTTCGGCGATTTTCAGCGTGATTTTTGGGCGCAGTGGCAACGCTAG
- a CDS encoding 5-formyltetrahydrofolate cyclo-ligase has protein sequence MPEMTAAQAQKKALRRPLLEQRQHFEPASVSRAICERITDSAMFRDANVVFGYLAMSQEINIDPVLSAALAQGKTVAVPKLTATLGIMDAVELTSWEDLALNRWEIREPRATAVMDPREFDLVLVPGLAFTRNGARLGMGGGYYDRWLVHTNAKTLGICTEAFLVTQIPLTPNDVTVDAVVTETAWYTAR, from the coding sequence ATGCCTGAAATGACAGCGGCGCAAGCGCAGAAAAAAGCGTTGCGCCGTCCTCTTTTGGAACAACGGCAACACTTCGAGCCCGCTTCCGTCAGCCGCGCCATTTGCGAGCGCATCACGGATTCCGCGATGTTTCGCGACGCGAATGTTGTTTTCGGATATTTGGCGATGTCGCAGGAAATCAATATTGATCCGGTGCTTAGCGCCGCGCTCGCTCAAGGGAAAACCGTTGCCGTGCCGAAACTCACGGCCACGCTCGGCATCATGGACGCGGTCGAGCTGACTTCATGGGAAGATTTGGCGCTGAACCGCTGGGAGATTCGCGAACCGCGCGCCACCGCGGTGATGGATCCGAGGGAATTCGACTTGGTGTTGGTTCCCGGCTTGGCATTCACACGCAACGGAGCGCGCCTGGGCATGGGCGGCGGTTACTATGACCGCTGGCTGGTACATACAAATGCAAAGACACTCGGTATTTGCACCGAGGCCTTTCTCGTCACGCAGATTCCGCTTACGCCGAACGACGTAACGGTAGATGCGGTAGTCACGGAGACCGCCTGGTACACCGCGAGGTGA
- a CDS encoding DUF2905 domain-containing protein, translated as MGKMVMILGAVLFLIGACMHFGGHFLPLGKLPGDISFTKGNTTFYFPLGTSILLSIVLTLVLQLFTRR; from the coding sequence ATGGGTAAAATGGTGATGATCCTCGGCGCCGTTTTATTTTTGATCGGCGCGTGCATGCATTTCGGCGGGCACTTTTTACCGTTGGGCAAATTGCCGGGAGATATTTCATTTACCAAGGGCAATACTACGTTTTATTTTCCGCTCGGAACATCGATTTTGCTTTCGATCGTTCTGACGCTTGTCTTACAGTTATTTACAAGGCGGTGA
- the secF gene encoding protein translocase subunit SecF, producing the protein MNWKWNVVSYRKIWFTFSTLLVIPCIIAIAMFGFNWGIDFTGGTIIDLNFAQLVTVAQVREAVTDDGLGASTIQLSGNVDSESGHDVMIRTHNLSAEETNAVVAHVQQKLGDVDVNRIESVGAVIGSEVTEHALINLLVAFAALIAYISYRFEYRIGISCIIAITHDILVVLGTFALFQLEIDASFLAAILTVIGYSMNESVVIFDRVRENLRTHRKTDSYETLANDSIKQSITRSFYTLTTVLFAVGSLYFFGGETTKNFALVMLVGFISGAYSSLCIATSLWVVWRNYDGKKHHSVRTKNA; encoded by the coding sequence ATGAATTGGAAGTGGAATGTAGTCAGCTATCGTAAAATTTGGTTTACATTCTCGACCCTGCTTGTCATTCCCTGCATCATCGCGATCGCGATGTTCGGTTTCAACTGGGGCATTGATTTCACCGGCGGCACGATTATCGACCTGAATTTCGCGCAGCTCGTGACGGTCGCGCAAGTGCGTGAGGCGGTCACCGACGACGGTCTCGGCGCCAGCACGATCCAGCTTTCCGGCAATGTCGACAGCGAATCGGGTCACGATGTGATGATTCGCACGCATAACCTGTCGGCGGAAGAAACGAATGCGGTCGTAGCTCATGTGCAACAAAAATTGGGCGATGTCGATGTGAATCGTATCGAATCGGTCGGCGCGGTCATCGGTTCGGAAGTGACTGAACACGCGCTGATCAATTTGCTGGTCGCTTTCGCCGCGTTGATCGCGTACATCTCCTATCGTTTTGAATACCGGATCGGCATTTCCTGTATCATCGCGATTACGCACGATATCTTAGTCGTGCTGGGCACATTCGCATTGTTCCAGCTGGAAATTGACGCGTCATTCCTGGCGGCGATTTTGACGGTTATCGGCTACTCGATGAACGAATCGGTCGTTATTTTCGACCGCGTCCGCGAAAACTTGCGCACGCATCGCAAAACGGATTCGTACGAAACGCTCGCGAATGACAGTATTAAGCAAAGTATTACGCGCAGTTTCTACACATTGACGACGGTTTTGTTCGCGGTCGGCTCGCTGTATTTCTTCGGCGGCGAGACCACGAAAAACTTCGCGCTTGTCATGCTGGTGGGTTTCATCAGCGGCGCGTATTCGTCTCTGTGCATCGCGACCTCGTTGTGGGTGGTATGGCGCAACTATGACGGCAAAAAGCATCATAGCGTACGCACGAAAAACGCGTAA